tatctttgaaaaaaaaagggattattttcaaaatatctcATTTTCAAATATACTTACAATAAATTTGtccatttttttcataatttcctATTCTACACTAATAACaaacatatttacaaaaatacctactatatataaaagacttatctcattttaggttaatattttatatagcCACATTTGTtgttctctctttttttctcaaaattctctattttttttcttattttccgtTTATCTCTTCCGGTTGTTTTTTCGTTCGTCTATGCCGTTCGCTTTTTCGTTCGTTTATTTCTGATGAGTTTCTCGTCTCTTCCGGttgcttttccgttcgtctcttccgttcaaACTATGAATTTTTCGAtatcgtttttatattttttgcaatttttaggtttttttttatgatttaaacattatgtaaataaaattattgtaaatttatattcttttgtttataaaacagttatattattcatataattattttttcttattcataaatttgtttttttattttaatgctactgattttgtaaagaacgaattgatttatgatgtatttgcagtgttttatAATATACTTATGTTATAGTATATTTTGGTGTATGTATggtgtatttctggtgtttttcgGTACgtctatatttttttgttgtatttctgcctttttttatatatatgcatttgcaatatttatggtgtatttgcagtgtttttatggtatacactataaaaacactataaaaataccataaacatactatatatacactattgttacactataaaaacaataaaaaaatacaatagaTAACAATATAATGCAtcatagttacactaaaaaacacgataaaaaataaaaaagaaaataaatcattaaaaagtgaaacaaagtattggtgaaattaaaaaaaaggtatttttcgtaaaaaaaagttaaaaaaataaggacaaaaaataataatataaaattgtaaataaaataggaAATAGTGTAGTGTATGTCCACTTTTATTTCTTTACTTAAAAATTAATCATTACCTTCATAAAATGAGATTTcttcttatatatttatatattatttttggaaacaaaattaatttgtctAAATACCAACTTTGACCCCTCAAATCAGAGTGTATCAGCTTGAAGGAtgcattatatattttttttcaatgtgttttagtttaataattttaaattttacctaaaaataTACAACTAAAACTATAAACAATCTTTCACAAAATAACATAATAAGAGAAAAATGATAGATTAGgaaaaatttaccaaataaCCCGACAAAAGGTCTAATCGAAGTCGAAGTCAGATTTTATTCCAAAAAActataaacaaataattttaaaataataaaatatggaaagtttgaaaaaataaaaaatattttaataaatggaaattgaaaaatagaatGGGATTCACATAAAGGGAGATTTTTCAATTAGAATGAGAAGTAGGAGTACTTTCCAAATGCTTAAATTCGAGATAATATTTCCTTTACTTAAATAATAGTAGTACTAgaaaagtttgatttattttttatttaaatactaTACAGGTTAATTTTCTTATCATTTGACGTAAAACTCAAACGAAGGAGAATTGAATTTGTCGGCGGCTACACATTTATTATCTTTTATTCTGAGatgttaaataattttatcttatttgaaAGATTTATACactgtttaatttataaaaatgacaatcaattatgtatttttgcaaataaattttaactctAAAATCTACTGTTTCCTCTatcccattttatttgtcaGTTTTAATACTTTTTGATATTCAAAAAGATTGTCGAATTGGATAATACTACtgtataacttttatttttaattttctttttttaatccaTCTAACGTAGCAATAAAAGTGTATGAATTAGTTTTTGGAATATACACCTTTTGAAGGAAGCTGGACGAATAAATATTGcaaggtaaaaaaaattatacaaaatgtATTAAAATggtgaattataattttttttatactctttatttattttgaaaatataatatatacatatatatatatttaatgagACTGAATGAGTATTATTTAGGGTATAATCGAGTCGAGTCGAGCTCAACTTGacaacaaaattcaaaattcaaaactcGATTCCAACCCGATTAAGTTTTATTTCAGGAGTTCGAGCTCAAATTCGGTAAAATAATTTAGACCCGAGCTCAACTTGACTCGATTACTCTCGCGAGCTCATTGAATCAAGTATTTTGGAGTTCAAACTTGATTGTACAATTGAGTCGAATAATTCAAACTCGACTGAATATGAGTTGGCTCGATTTCAAAAAATTTCGAGTCAATTTCGAATAGCACGTGAGTTGGCTCGACTGCATTACCCTCTTATTACTGCTACTAAACAAaagtgtatttttttataaaactattaATGATACTAATAATTATCTTAACCGGTCGCTAATCACTTTAGCTAATTAGCATGACTCCTCCACTCCTTATCTTTAATACTAACAATAAACCGCTGTCGTTTTTTGTCTCGAGAAACCACAGAGTCGCACACCAAGTACATGCCCATAAAACTCGGGTTTTGATACAGTAGTAGCCAAACACCGAAAATCAGTGTGTACAATTTATGAAGGGTATAAGCGTCATAAAGTATTAAACTTCCGTTGCACACGCCACTCACACCACTCTCCTTGTCACTCGCTAATCACGTCATTTTACACGTCTTTCTATATATACTCTCCTCTGCCTTTTCTCCTACCTGACTCTCTCTCCCTCTCTCTCCGTTTTGTTGTTTAAATTTCTCACTAAACGTAACCGTTTCATATAGCATTACAATGTCTCGCCGTGGTGGCGGTGGTCGGAGACCAGAATCGAACCGCGATCAACAATCTGCTTCTCCATCGCCGTCGTTTAATcgcggtggtggtggtggacgtGGCGGTGGGGGTAGAGGCCGAGTTGGACCGTACGCTCAACATGCTGCTCCTCCTCCGCCGGCTGCATCAGACTTTCCGTCTCTCTCTCGCACTCCGATGACTACTACTTCATCAACTGCTGCGGCTGCTCGTCCTGTTGTACCCTCACCATTATTATCAAGAGCGCCACCCGCTGCGGCTGCTCCAACACCTTCACCGGCGTCATCAAGTGCGCCGCCCGCTGCTGGTGCGGCGTCGGCTTCGAGCTCTCCTTCTGTGGAGAAGCTGAGACAGGAGGTGGAGCAGAAGCTTACCACTAGAGATCCGGCGGCTCCTCCGGCGTCTTCAAAGGCGGTTCGGTTTCCTAGCAGACCGGGTTACGGGAAGGCGGGGATGAAATGCGTGGTTAGGGCTAACCATTTTTTGGTTGACGTGGCTGACAGAGATCTTCATCAATACGATGTGAGTAATGTTCCAAAACATATACGCTATGTATACACATACCTGacgataataatatttttttattttgtttgtttttaatatattatatacagtaTTATTTATGGAGTCTGTTTGCATCATCttatgtttaattcttttcggtttattttttatatgttttgtttttgatttatttattatttctcTGGTTCATCGTTGTGTGTTAATAATATAATGATCTCTGTGTTTCTCtctctatattttattttttcatttgtttttcaaTGCGAGACGTTGGTTCTATTTCCTCTGTTCGGTTTACTATTATTAAGAGTTTCAGTGCTGTGTAATgcttttattgattaaatattctatgcttttatttatattttccacTTTTTCCGTAAAAATATCATGaaactatttttcattttgcattcatatttgtaatttatattttttgcttTTCAATTTAGGGATACGTTTCTTTTATTCCCTGCtgcttgtactatttttttattgtcacttttgcTTTCGTTATTCTTACCTAATTGTTTTTCTACTCTGTGTGGGTCCTTATATTTCTCGCCTAGTTGTCCACACTTTTTGATGGCTTTTTCGACCTGCAGGATATTGTTAACAAGTACAATgaagatatttattttatctattaaaattgtttttgagCATTGTGTCATGATTTAATCACATGGcagctttttttttcttttgttggtttttttactgttttttaaatagttttctGACTTAGATAGATGTTGATCACATAGGTGAGCATAAATCCGGAAATTACATCAAAGAAGGTTAACAGGGATGTTATATCTCAGCTTATTCGTTTGTTTCGTGAGTCACACCTGGGCAACCGAAGGGCAGCTTATGATGGCAGAAAAAGTATTTACACTGCAGGGCCTTTACCTTTTGAATCTAAAGAATTTGTTGTTAAGCTTCCTGATTCTGATGGGAATGCTGCTGGGTCTTCTTCTGCTTCATCCAagaagtaaattttttttttgtctacaTGATTTTGTGTATTTCTCTCCTGTTTATAGTTGTTTCTTTTATTATGTTACAGGAGGGAACGTGAATTCAAGGTAGTAATTAAGTTTGCATCTAAGGCCGATCTTCATCATCTCAAGCAATTCTTAATTGGTAGACAAATGGATGCTCCCCAAGAAACTATTCAAGCTCTCGACATTGTTCTTAGGGCAACACCTTCAGAGAAGTACGTTACTTTTGTCTTTTTTGAATTCTTTCTCTCTCACGATAGTAATATTGATTGCATGAGATTTGTTTGACCAGGTACACTATTGTTGGGAGGTCATTTTTCTCACCTGAGTTGGGGAGAACAGGAGTGCTCGGTGATGGTGTAGAGTACTGGAGAGGATACTATCAAAGCCTTCGGCCAACGCAGATGGGGCTTTCTCTTAATATAGGTCTGGTTTATAAGCTGTTCTTttccttttcatatttttaatgtAGCCTCATGTAGGCTGCTGTTCACTTTTTTTACCCTGAAAgatatttatctaatttttgttTCACAGATGTGTCAGCCAGAGCATTCTATGAGCCTGTTTTAGTGACAGACTTTGCCGCTCAATACTTGAGGTTGAGAGACATGTCACGGACTATCTCTGATCAAGATCGGCTTAAGGTAATTCTGCCGCTTCAAATGATTGCAAATGTATCAATGGTTTTGGCTCTGTTGTTTTCCGGAATTTTTAGTTTCTAAACTgagtaattcaattttttacttTCCCTTCTATTTTCAGCTAAAAAAAGCTTTGAGAACTGTGAAAGTGAAACTAAGTCATGGGGCGTATACTAAAAGCTACAAGATTACTGGCTTATCCACTAAGCCACTGAATCAAATCTTGTAAGTTATTTTTGGTTGTATCGACGTTCATgttatgtttcttttttttgaattgattCTAGTTTCATggctaattttatttattctctCCCTAGTTTCACCTTGGATGAGAAGAGTGTAGACATATCAGTTGTTCAGTATTTTCGTGAAAAATACAGTATTGCGCTTAAGTATACGTCCTTGCCTGCCCTTCAAGCTGGAAGTGATTTAAAACCCATTTACTTGCCCATGGAGGTTTTCTTTTAACttcactcttttttttttgatagaaCATTAGGATTATTAGAAGCTGGTGTTATTTACTTCTATAATGTTTTTTTGATTACAGCTTTGTACGATTGCGGGTGGTCAAAGGTACATTAAGAAACTTAATGAAAGGCAGGTAACAGCGCTGCTCAGAGCAACCTGTCAACGCCCTCACGATCGAGAAGAAAGCATTAAACAGGTATTATTTGGAATCTTTACTTTGTGTTTTTTCTGTTACTAATTTTGGTTTGAGGACCTATTATTTTGTGTGTGTTTTAGATGGTTAAGCATAATGGTTACAACAAAGATGAACTTGTAAGGGATGAATTCGGAATTTCAGTGAAGGAAGAACTAACATATGTCGATGCCCGAGTTTTGCCTCCTCCCATGGTAACTATGCATTTACTATAAAacttaaaatcattttttttcttgcttCAATCTTATATACCACGAGACTGGAAACTGAAAATCATTCTTATTTGTCTTTCTTCAAGCTTAAATATCATGAGACCGGAGGGGAGAAAAGTGTTGATCCTCGCTGTGGACAATGGAATATGATTAATAAGGTGAATCAAATGCAATGATTATTATATAGCAATGTAATAATAATGATGGTGGAATGTAGGTAGTGACGATAGTTATATCTGTTTTTGCAGAAATTGATTAATGGTGGGAGAGTAGATTTCTGGGCATGTGTCAACTTCTCTTCACACATCAATAGAGATGTGCCTGCTGACTTCTGTAGGCAACTGATTCAGATGTGTGTCAGCAAGGGAATGGTACGACGCGATACATATCCTGCCtgtcattttatatttatcCTGTGATGTTTGACTGTTGTAATCCTATAGCTtacctttataaatttattgCATGTGTTGCTAGGTGTTCAACCCAAATCCTATAATTCCAATAATTTCAGCTCATCCTGGGCAAATTGAGAGGGTTCTTGTCGATGTTCACAAGCAGTGCATGGAGAAGAAGGCAAAGCTGCAGCTGTTGATTATTATTCTACCTGATGTCAGCGGCTCTTATGGTTGGTAACCAAATCGTATTTATAATTTTCAGTAATAAGTTTGTCTGGCTTCTCACATATGGGTATCTTCTTTATAGGGAAAATCAAGAGAATTTGTGAAACAGAATTGGGAATTATGTCTCAGTGTTGTCAACCCAAGCAAGCAACAAAAATGAGCAAACAGTATTTTGAGAATCTATCTCTGAAAATTAATGTCAAGGTTTGTTTTGCATGTTATTGCAATCTCTTCTTATTTCTTGGATTACTTCTACgctttttcattttaaactctgtgaattaaaatattataggTTGGGGGACGAAACACTGTGTTAAATGATGCTTTCATGAGGAGGATGCCTCTTGTGTCTGATCGTCCTACGATCATCTTTGGTGCCGATGTAACCCATCCATCTCCAGGAGAGGATTCTAGTCCGTCAATAGCAGCAGTAAGTCAAGCAGTCTGCTGTCTGTATCTCATTGTTTCTTGTCATTATTCTAATTCTGGAGTGGCTGCTGCTGCAGGTAGTGGCTTCTATGGACTGGCCTGAGGTAACAAAATATAGAGGACTTGTCTCTGCCCAGGCTCACCGTGAGGAAATGATCCGTGATCTATATAAATCAAATGTGGATCCACAGAAGGGAATAACTCATTCTGGAATGGTTAGGTAAGAACTTTTCACAAATGCTTCTAAATTCTTTGTTTTTAAGCCAGACTTCAGAAAATCTGATTTAGGTCCGTATGTGCTTTCTTGTATTCAGGGAGCTGTTGATTGCATTTAGAAGAGAAACTGGGCATAAACCTCACAGGATTATATTCTACAGGTATATTCAGTAGAGGATTTTTAAGCTGTCATATCTTAACAAGGTTCtgattttcttttcttgaaTTTCTTGTGGCAGAGATGGTGTTAGTGAGGGCCAGTTCAGTCAAGTATTGCTGGAGGAGATGGATGCCATTCGACAGGTATTATGGATTTCTCTTTcttttatatccaattataagccaaaatgtttaatagCTTGATCCAACTGCTGAGTGTAGGATTAGTTAAGATAGTTTCAAAATGGGATTACTAATGGTTTGTGAAATCTAATTACTGTTTGAGCTTTCTCAGATTTTAATTTGTATACATGTCATAATTTCAGGCCTGTGCTTCGCTGGAAGCTGGGTATCTTCCACCTGTAACCTTCATTGTGGTGCAGAAAAGGCACCATACTCGACTTTTTCCAGTTGAACGTGGTCAGACAGACAAAAGTGGCAATATCCTACCAGGTTTAACATTTGTCGTCTCTTTGaagttctcttttctttttcgaGGGAACCAAAATCTTTTGTGCTGTCATCTCTTTGAAGTTCTCTTTTCATTTTTGAGGGAATCAACGTCTTTTTTGTTTATTCAGGTACTGTTATTGACACTAAAATTTGCCACCAGAGGGAGTTTGACTTCTACCTGAACAGTCATGCCGGAATACAGGTATTGGTGTGGTAgaaaatcattttatttatttaagttgaACAAGAGCCTGCTAGAGTGTTTCCTATGTTTTTTTTCTGTCCGGTTTACATCATATAAAAGTCTTTTGTCTTTGGACTTGTGCGTGCAGGGAACCAGCAGACCGACACATTACCATGTGCTGTATGATGAAAATCAGTTCACTGCAGATAACCTACAGATGCTGACTAACAATCTGTGTTACACGTAATATTTTGAAACCTATGTCCTCAACAACAAACAatatgagtttttttttcttcatggCTGACTGTTTTATCGTTTCTGTTTTAGGTATGCGAGGTGCACTCGTTCTGTGTCAATAGGTTTGCTACCATACCCCTGTTGCTAAATTTTGAGTTTACTTATTGCCTATAAATGCTTATGTTTTTGTACGATATAAATCTTGTGCAGTTCCTCCGGCGTATTATGCCCATTTAGCAGCTTTCCGTGCTCGATATTACATTGAGGGTGAAATATCAGATGGTGGCTCCACTGGTGGGTTGAACACAACAGGAAGAGTTAGAGAAGTTCAGGCTCTCCCGGCCATCAAAGACAATGTTAAAGAATTTATGTTTTACTGCTGAGGTTTTGGGCCATGTTGGGTAGACTTTTTTTGCACATAACAAGTGTTGGTAGTTATCTACTCTATACCTAGTCTTTTTGTTTGGTCCCAAACACTAATTTTTGAGCCTctacttattattattttgcagCAGAGCAGAGGTTGTTATGGAGGTTGGTTAGAATTTACACTTTAGAACTTAAACAAAATAGGGCTTGTTTGGGAATTTTGCTTAAACTCATTGTAAATTCCTTGCTTAATGGTCAGCCATTCTAATGTCTCATATTTTGTTTGTTGATGTTGATGTTGATAATTATGGATTTAAAgattcattttattttgaacTGAACCTTTTAAAGAACGAAAAAAATTATACGCTGATAAAGAACAAAAGTTGTTGAACTGTAATCAGATAAAGAACTATTTCTAAATTCTCTTTGCCATGTCTTTTTACATTCGTTAAAATAGTAATAACCCCTTCTCATGAATTGTTGATCAAATTTAGTAATTTTCCTTACTAAATCTATTTATATAAAGATTACCTTTTTTGTTTTATGATTGATCAAATTTAATAATTCTCCTAATGATAGGATTATTTGTGAATGATTGATCAAATCAAACTTCTGAAACATGAAGTTCAAATCTGTATTTCATTCCACTCTTGAAGTAGGCAAGATGTGACCTACCTTTTATTTTAGGGGCAATTGTAAATATTCATAAACTTCAGAATGTTATAGAATTGTGACGTAAACATCTCATTTGCCGTGCCTGCCTGCCTGCTAGTAGAATGTATATTCTGGTGTTCATTTGAgttatttattttccaaattttaaataattaataattcatattttaaataaccaaaattgaaaatttatattaaaattgccAAACACAATAGTTTAAATTAGATTGAATAGAATGGAGTagggaaaaaaaaattcttgtaTAGAAGTTATGATGAGGTACCATCCAAACtgtaaaaaacctaaaaaaatatgagcaaagggtcaacgcgccccctaaacttgtgacacggtgtcatctagcccaatttatacttttttgaacaactaaccccaaaactcttcatttttgggtcaaataaccccataatttatatttttattttaaaaaacagatttaggataattatatagCAACAATTAGGGacgtatctaattacttttttgcatccctcacctcctatttatattttacgcgttttgaaaatacaattatggggttacttgacacaaaaatgaagagttttggggttagttgctcaaaaaagtataaattgggttagatgaccccgtgacacaaatttagggggcgcgttgaccctttgttcaaaaaaaatattctgtAAATGAATTAAGCTGTGTTACTACATTAATAATCCTGTATGCAATATAATTTACAATGCTATATCTATAGATTTGACTCCTAAAGCAAGTAACTCCAAGTATACATGGCTaacggaaataaaaatattccCAAGCAAAATGCGAAGATCAGTCACAATGGCCCATAAACTATTGCACACCTAGCAGCTGGTCGGTCCTGACCGAACAGGTAATGAATGTATGGCTCTTTCAATAAACTGGCACGAAAAATTTTAAACGAAAGAAAAGAATAGTAGTTCATGATATGCTATAAAAACAGGCAACTCCGGGAAACAGTAAATATATGCAGAAGGAGAACTATTATAGTTATCGGTATCAGCTTGCGTGGCACCTCTCTTGGTGAATTGTTATCACTGAACTCCCCGGTATTGACAAACTCACTTTTGCCAGTATTTGTAGTTGTAGAAACATTTACCGACAGCGAACCTGGCAGGGAAGGAAGTTTATGGAGATTTAGAAATGGGTGCATGAAGCCGGTGTGGCCACCATTTTACAGTTCAACCAGTTCGACGAATAAAATAACATTCtatattaacaaataaattgagAACTAGTAAATGAATCATATTCAgattaataaataaagaaccaaACGGTCTCATAGTTTAGTTGGTTCAGTAGTTTTTGATTTTTGCGGTTTTCTCTGATTTAGAAGAGGCTGAacattattttgattttcagaGAAGAACTGACCGAGTTTGGCTAGATTCTTAAAAGACTTGGTGCATGTTCAATATCAGTAATTGATGGTAAAACCTTTTTTTGTTTCCACATGATCTGTTAGGAAATTTTAACTTACAGTCATAACTAGCCCATCCAATCCGTTGATTAGCAATATCATAAACAACGATTTTGTCTTTTAGAACAAGATCTGTAACAAGAAAGtcaaaaaattgtaaaaatatgattaaatgCCAAAGACAAATTTTAGAATGCAGCCTCACAAATAAAATTTCttgatatttaataaaattttagtatgcTATACCTCCTAAGATGGTTATCTGTTGACCTGGAGTTTTTTGGAAGCCGATGCACCACACTGTAGCTCCACCCTGCGATACAG
This region of Mercurialis annua linkage group LG1-X, ddMerAnnu1.2, whole genome shotgun sequence genomic DNA includes:
- the LOC126655030 gene encoding protein argonaute 5 produces the protein MSRRGGGGRRPESNRDQQSASPSPSFNRGGGGGRGGGGRGRVGPYAQHAAPPPPAASDFPSLSRTPMTTTSSTAAAARPVVPSPLLSRAPPAAAAPTPSPASSSAPPAAGAASASSSPSVEKLRQEVEQKLTTRDPAAPPASSKAVRFPSRPGYGKAGMKCVVRANHFLVDVADRDLHQYDVSINPEITSKKVNRDVISQLIRLFRESHLGNRRAAYDGRKSIYTAGPLPFESKEFVVKLPDSDGNAAGSSSASSKKREREFKVVIKFASKADLHHLKQFLIGRQMDAPQETIQALDIVLRATPSEKYTIVGRSFFSPELGRTGVLGDGVEYWRGYYQSLRPTQMGLSLNIDVSARAFYEPVLVTDFAAQYLRLRDMSRTISDQDRLKLKKALRTVKVKLSHGAYTKSYKITGLSTKPLNQIFFTLDEKSVDISVVQYFREKYSIALKYTSLPALQAGSDLKPIYLPMELCTIAGGQRYIKKLNERQVTALLRATCQRPHDREESIKQMVKHNGYNKDELVRDEFGISVKEELTYVDARVLPPPMLKYHETGGEKSVDPRCGQWNMINKKLINGGRVDFWACVNFSSHINRDVPADFCRQLIQMCVSKGMVFNPNPIIPIISAHPGQIERVLVDVHKQCMEKKAKLQLLIIILPDVSGSYGKIKRICETELGIMSQCCQPKQATKMSKQYFENLSLKINVKVGGRNTVLNDAFMRRMPLVSDRPTIIFGADVTHPSPGEDSSPSIAAVVASMDWPEVTKYRGLVSAQAHREEMIRDLYKSNVDPQKGITHSGMVRELLIAFRRETGHKPHRIIFYRDGVSEGQFSQVLLEEMDAIRQACASLEAGYLPPVTFIVVQKRHHTRLFPVERGQTDKSGNILPGTVIDTKICHQREFDFYLNSHAGIQGTSRPTHYHVLYDENQFTADNLQMLTNNLCYTYARCTRSVSIVPPAYYAHLAAFRARYYIEGEISDGGSTGGLNTTGRVREVQALPAIKDNVKEFMFYC